The following are from one region of the Nymphaea colorata isolate Beijing-Zhang1983 chromosome 7, ASM883128v2, whole genome shotgun sequence genome:
- the LOC116257598 gene encoding transcription initiation factor TFIID subunit 6 yields the protein MSIVPKETIEVIAQSVGISNLSPDVALALAPDVEYRLREIMQEAMKCMRHSRRTTLTTDDVDSALSLRNVEPVYGFASGDPLRFKRAVGHKDLFYIDDKDVEFKDIIEAPLPKAPLDTAVTVHWLAIEGVQPKIPENASVDGLAAPPESKPEQTKEEVLPVDIKLPVKHILSRELQLYFDKITELVVGGSESPLFKEALASLSTDSGLHPLVPYFTHFIADEVVRSLNDFRLLFALMRVVRSLLLNPHIHIEPYLHQLMPSIITCLVARRLGNKFADNHWELRDFTANMVASICKRFGHAYHNLQPRVTRTLLHAFLDPTKSLTQHYGAIQGLAALGTGVIRLLILPNLEVYLQMLEPEMQLETQNNEIKRHEAYRVYGALLQAAGKCLSERLKLFPCLLSPPSYAFWKTNKGKVSTTMPNKRKATTDFSSLQVKKVASESILMSSQAESLSHATQDAFSSASSGGSAVVRASSLPNGTSSRGQRQDKVDAAHDVQKRTLNSTQVLMKEDVDAGNLLSSLSELFGEAILSFVQSSEMMIFL from the exons atgAGCATCGTGCCGAAGGAGACGATCGAAGTGATCGCCCAGAGTGTGGGCATCAGCAACCTCTCCCCTGACGTCGCCCTTGCTCTTGCCCCGGATGTCGAGTACCGGCTCCGAGAGATCATGCAG GAGGCTATGAAGTGCATGCGTCACTCAAGGCGGACTACTTTGACAACTGATGATGTTGATAGTGCTCTAAGTTTAAGAAATGTTGAG CCAGTTTATGGCTTTGCATCAGGAGACCCTTTGCGGTTTAAAAGAGCTGTAGGCCACAAAGATTTGTTTTACATCGATGACAAAGATGTGGAGTTCAAAGAT ATAATTGAAGCACCACTGCCAAAAGCACCACTTGATACTGCAGTTACTGTTCATTGGTTGGCAATTGAAGGAGTGCAGCCTAAAATTCCTGAGAATGCTTCTGTTGATG GTCTTGCAGCTCCTCCAGAAAGTAAGCCTGAGCAAACTAAAGAAGAGGTGCTTCCTGTTGATATCAAGCTTCCTGTTAAACACATATTATCAAGAGAGCTCCAG CTATACTTCGATAAAATCACAGAGCTTGTTGTTGGGGGATCTGAATCTCCGCTATTTAAGGAAGCATTAGCTAGTCTGTCGACAGATTCAGGACTTCATCCTTTGGTTCCATATTTTACTCATTTTATTGCAGATGag GTTGTCAGGAGCTTAAATGACTTCCGTCTCCTGTTTGCTTTAATGCGTGTTGTCCGCAGTCTTCTTCTTAATCCTCATATACATATTGAACCTTAT tTACACCAGCTGATGCCATCCATTATCACCTGCTTGGTTGCAAGGAGGCTCGGCAATAAGTTTGCAGATAACCATTGGGAGCTTAGAGATTTTACAGCAAACATGGTGGCTTCAATATGCAAAAG ATTTGGACATGCTTATCATAATCTCCAGCCCAGGGTAACAAGAACCCTTCTTCATGCATTCCTGGATCCAACAAAGTCATTGACTCAACATTATGGTGCAATTCAAGGTCTTGCTGCCTTGGGAACAGGCGTG ATACGTTTATTGATATTGCCAAACCTTGAGGTTTACCTGCAAATGCTGGAACCAGAAATGCAACTTGAAACACAGAATAATGAAATAAAGAGACATGAAGCATATCGTGTTTATGGAGCTTTATTG CAAGCTGCAGGTAAATGCTTATCTGAACGCCTCAAGTTGTTCCCTTGTCTTCTATCTCCTCCATCCTATGCTTTCTGGAAAACAAATAAAGGGAAGGTATCAACAACTATGCCAA ACAAACGCAAAGCCACCACGGATTTCTCATCCCTGCAGGTTAAAAAAGTCGCAAGCGAGAGCATATTGATGAGTAGTCAAGCAGAATCTTTGTCACATGCAACTCAAGATGCATTCTCAAGCGCATCCTCTGGGGGATCTGCAGTTGTCCGAGCATCCTCATTGCCCAATGGAACATCATCTCGTGGGCAGAGACAAGATAAAGTGGATGCTGCTCATGATGTACAGAAGCGGACTTTGAACTCAACGCAGGTGCTAATGAAGGAAGATGTTGACGCTGGCAACTTGTTATCATCTTTGTCTGAGTTGTTTGGTGAAGCCATTCTCTCCTTTGTCCAATCCTCGGAGATGAtgattttcttatga
- the LOC116257046 gene encoding 60S ribosomal protein L38 — protein MPKQIHEIKDFLLTARRKDARSVKIKRSKDVVKFKVRCSKYLYTLCVFDSEKADKLKQSLPPGLSVQDL, from the exons ATG CCGAAGCAAATACATGAGATCAAGGATTTCCTTCTCACTGCAAGAAGGAAAGATGCACGTTCTGTGAAAATCAAGAGGAGCAAAGATGTTGTGAAGTTCAAGGTCCGCTGCTCCAAATACCTTTACACCCTCTGTGTGTTTGATTCTGAGAAGGCAGATAAACTGAAGCAATCCCTTCCACCAG GTTTGAGCGTTCAGGACCTGTGA
- the LOC116258194 gene encoding cell division protein FtsZ homolog 1, chloroplastic isoform X2, which produces MGVLLEFANPSTLSSSFTLGFSRSSWCGLDWSKTKCRSSRRRGGGGACRASFTPMESARIKVVGVGGGGNNAVNRMIKSGLQGVEFFAINTDLQALKHSAAETPLQIGQMLTRGLGTGGNPALGEQAAEESKEAISDALKDSDLVFIAAGMGGGTGSGAAPVVAQISKDAGYLTVGVVTYPFSFEGRKRSLQALEAIEKLQKSVDTLIVIPNDRLLDVVEEQTPLQDAFLLADDVLRQGVQGISDIITIPGLVNVDFADVKAVMKNSGTAMLGVGVSSSKNRAEEAAEQATLAPLIGSSIESATGVVYNITGGKDITLQEVNRVSQVVTSLADPSANIIFGAVVDDRYTGEIHVTIIATGFSQSFQKTLLTDPKAARLLNVQETKVPTPLKMANSPSNPSRSRKIFF; this is translated from the exons ATGGGCGTCCTGTTGGAGTTTGCAAACCCCTCCACCCTCTCTTCCTCGTTCACTCTTGGGTTCTCGCGGAGCTCGTGGTGCGGTTTGGATTGGAGCAAGACGAAATGCAGAAGCAGCAGGCGGAGGGGAGGTGGTGGAGCGTGCCGTGCCTCCTTCACCCCAATGGAGTCCGCCAGAATCAAGGTTGTCGGTGTCGGGGGCGGCGGGAACAATGCCGTGAACCGGATGATTAAGAGTGGCTTGCAG GGTGTAGAGTTCTTTGCCATAAATACTGATCTGCAAGCACTTAAGCACTCGGCTGCAGAGACTCCACTTCAAATTGGACAGATGTTGACTCGTGGATTAG GTACTGGTGGAAACCCAGCACTTGGAGAGCAAGCCGCAGAAGAATCTAAAGAAGCAATTTCGGATGCCCTCAAGGACTCTGATCTTGTGTTTATTGCTGCTGGTATGGGTGGGGGCACTGGTTCAGGTGCTGCACCTGTAGTTGCCCAGATATCAAAAGATGCAGGTTACTTGACTGTTGGGGTGGTGACTTACCCCTTTAGCTTTGAAGGTCGTAAGAGGTCCTTGCAG GCACTAGAGGCAATTGAGAAACTTCAAAAGTCTGTTGACACACTTATTGTCATTCCAAATGATCGGCTGCTGGATGTTGTTGAAGAACAGACACCCCTACAGGATGCATTCCTTCTAGCTGATGATGTCCTTCGACAAGGAGTACAGGGAATCTCAGACATAATCACT ATACCTGGGTTGGTGAATGTAGACTTCGCAGATGTCAAGGCAGTTATGAAGAATTCCGGAACTGCAATGCTTGGTGTTGGTGTTTCTTCTAGCAAGAATCGTGCTGAAGAAGCTGCTGAACAAGCAACTTTGGCACCTTTAATTGGTTCCTCTATTGAATCTGCTACTGGTGTTGTCTACAACATCACTGGAGGAAAGGACATTACTCTGCAAGAGGTCAATAGAGTCTCTCAG GTTGTAACTAGTTTGGCAGATCCCAgtgcaaatatcatttttggaGCTGTTGTTGATGATCGCTATACTGGAGAAATTCATGTGACAATAATTGCAACAGGCTTTTCACAATCATTTCAGAAAACTCTGTTGACAGATCCTAAGGCTGCCAGGCTACTGAACGTTCAAGAGACTAAAGTGCCTACACCACTCAAGATGGCCAACTCACCCTCAAACCCTTCGAGATCCCGAAAGATTTTCTTCTGA
- the LOC116258194 gene encoding cell division protein FtsZ homolog 1, chloroplastic isoform X1, which translates to MSRNPSKPHKLRFSSPSPPPDSSIFGLSLSLSALLFPFLSPPFRKERGKMGVLLEFANPSTLSSSFTLGFSRSSWCGLDWSKTKCRSSRRRGGGGACRASFTPMESARIKVVGVGGGGNNAVNRMIKSGLQGVEFFAINTDLQALKHSAAETPLQIGQMLTRGLGTGGNPALGEQAAEESKEAISDALKDSDLVFIAAGMGGGTGSGAAPVVAQISKDAGYLTVGVVTYPFSFEGRKRSLQALEAIEKLQKSVDTLIVIPNDRLLDVVEEQTPLQDAFLLADDVLRQGVQGISDIITIPGLVNVDFADVKAVMKNSGTAMLGVGVSSSKNRAEEAAEQATLAPLIGSSIESATGVVYNITGGKDITLQEVNRVSQVVTSLADPSANIIFGAVVDDRYTGEIHVTIIATGFSQSFQKTLLTDPKAARLLNVQETKVPTPLKMANSPSNPSRSRKIFF; encoded by the exons ATGTCCCGTAACCCCTCGAAACCCCACAAGCTGCGCTTCTCCTCTCCTTCGCCACCACCAGACTCCTCCATCTTcggtctctctctttctctctctgctcttctctttcccttcctttcccctCCATTTCGGAAG GAAAGGGGGAAAATGGGCGTCCTGTTGGAGTTTGCAAACCCCTCCACCCTCTCTTCCTCGTTCACTCTTGGGTTCTCGCGGAGCTCGTGGTGCGGTTTGGATTGGAGCAAGACGAAATGCAGAAGCAGCAGGCGGAGGGGAGGTGGTGGAGCGTGCCGTGCCTCCTTCACCCCAATGGAGTCCGCCAGAATCAAGGTTGTCGGTGTCGGGGGCGGCGGGAACAATGCCGTGAACCGGATGATTAAGAGTGGCTTGCAG GGTGTAGAGTTCTTTGCCATAAATACTGATCTGCAAGCACTTAAGCACTCGGCTGCAGAGACTCCACTTCAAATTGGACAGATGTTGACTCGTGGATTAG GTACTGGTGGAAACCCAGCACTTGGAGAGCAAGCCGCAGAAGAATCTAAAGAAGCAATTTCGGATGCCCTCAAGGACTCTGATCTTGTGTTTATTGCTGCTGGTATGGGTGGGGGCACTGGTTCAGGTGCTGCACCTGTAGTTGCCCAGATATCAAAAGATGCAGGTTACTTGACTGTTGGGGTGGTGACTTACCCCTTTAGCTTTGAAGGTCGTAAGAGGTCCTTGCAG GCACTAGAGGCAATTGAGAAACTTCAAAAGTCTGTTGACACACTTATTGTCATTCCAAATGATCGGCTGCTGGATGTTGTTGAAGAACAGACACCCCTACAGGATGCATTCCTTCTAGCTGATGATGTCCTTCGACAAGGAGTACAGGGAATCTCAGACATAATCACT ATACCTGGGTTGGTGAATGTAGACTTCGCAGATGTCAAGGCAGTTATGAAGAATTCCGGAACTGCAATGCTTGGTGTTGGTGTTTCTTCTAGCAAGAATCGTGCTGAAGAAGCTGCTGAACAAGCAACTTTGGCACCTTTAATTGGTTCCTCTATTGAATCTGCTACTGGTGTTGTCTACAACATCACTGGAGGAAAGGACATTACTCTGCAAGAGGTCAATAGAGTCTCTCAG GTTGTAACTAGTTTGGCAGATCCCAgtgcaaatatcatttttggaGCTGTTGTTGATGATCGCTATACTGGAGAAATTCATGTGACAATAATTGCAACAGGCTTTTCACAATCATTTCAGAAAACTCTGTTGACAGATCCTAAGGCTGCCAGGCTACTGAACGTTCAAGAGACTAAAGTGCCTACACCACTCAAGATGGCCAACTCACCCTCAAACCCTTCGAGATCCCGAAAGATTTTCTTCTGA